The genomic region gaaatattttgattctaGATGCCCCATTTTAAGAAAGATTGATATTGACACTGTCCAGGGACATGTAGTCAGAACATGTAAGGATCTACagatctgtagtcccagctactcgagaggctacaGATTTTTGTGTCCTGAAGGTTTTCAAAGACTTGGAGAAGAGGGTGATGGTTTGTAGGGTACAGAATACTTTTATTCTGTGTGGTTCCCAAGGAGAGAACTAGAACCAATGATGGAGTGTTAGAATGATTTCTCTCACAATGGAGGATATTTAATCAGCAATTAGAGACCTTCATAAATCAAGCATAAGCCAGATGACATCTATGAAGAATATTGTAAAGATTTTTTACTTAGCATGGGAGATTGGTCTGGGTAATCTCTGTGGCCTCTTTTTAAATCTGGAATTTTGTATCATGAATGTcaaatgaatatttctttttctttttaaataggaCACTGATGAAATTCAAGTTAACTATCCTGGAATGTTTGAATTGATGGAAGATTTACAAGGTAAGGCACTTGAAAGAATGTTTAGACTCCATGGGGAAAGGTAggccaaaaaaaagaatttttagacTCCATTTGAGAGAGACATTTTGAGAGCCAGCCCTTTGGTAGGCACTGGACAATGCACTAGGGATCCATTGTTGAGGAGAAAGCAGACTGTCTTCATGGAACTTCTGATATAAAATGGAGGAGGCAGGCAGCAGGCAGCTGTCAAAAAGATAAGTGTTAAATTAGAATTGTGGTCAGTGCTATGAAGTAGAGGCATATAGTGCCACGGCTGTTTGTCAAAAGATGGCAGGACTTTTTTTTGAAGTGCACTTGAGGATGATAGAACACATTGGTGACTTCCTTCAGCCACAGTTGGCAGCTGAGATATAGGCTCAAGAAGGAAGGTAGTTGGGTTGGTTTAGAAGTAGGGTTTTGTCAGGGGGAAATGTCCCAATCTGGGAGACAAAGAAGTCCTATCTGAGGACGTAGCAATTGACTGTGCTCTAAAAAAAATGGAGATGAATTAACTGGGTAGACAGAGTAAGCAAGTGAGTCCGAGGCAAGgagaacagcatatgcaaaggccctCCTGTGAAAATGAACATAGCAAGAACTGAAAGAAGGGCATTTTGGCTGGTGTACAGGGAGTAAGAAGGAGAGAGTTAAGTGATGACCTTGGTGAGTCAACAGGAGTCACAGATCAAATGCAGAAGTACTTTATAGGCCTTGTTAAAATTGTTTGCCCTTATCTTAAAACGCCCCTTGAGGCATCTTAGAGAGATAACAGTATCAGACTTGGATTTTGAAAGGAGTAGATTGGTAGATAAACTAGTAGTGAGATTAGTATCAGTAAAGCTTGTGTGATGATGGTGGTTTGTACTAAGGTGGTGGCAATGGAGATGAAGAGAAGCAGATGCATCCCAGAGATGTTTAGTAGGTAAATTTTGCAGTTCCTGCTGGTGGATTGGATGTGGGCAGATGAAGGAGAAAGACATTTGAAGCATAATTGCTGAGTTTTAGCTCACAGAGAAAGATGGTGTTCTTCACTGATAGAGGAAACAATAGAATAGCAGGTATGGGCAGGTACAGCCCTTGAGTTTACATTTGGATACATTGGGTTCGAAGTGCTTTTGAAATACCTAAGAGGTTATATCAAGTAGGCAGTTGAGTATGTGGGTAGGTAGCTCAGAGGAAGCTACTGGCTTGGTTAAAAAGTTGGGAGTCAGTTGTGAATAGGTGACATTCAAAGCATTTGCCTAGGATAAGAACATGGAGTGAGCAGAGAAAGTGGCTTGATACTGAGCCTTTAGCAGGTGGGTAGACTACGTCTGAGCCTACAAGGAGACTTGAGAAGGAGTAGCCAGCAAGGTGTTCCAGGAAAACACCAGAAAAGTGTAGAATTGCCTGaaccaaaggaaagaaagagtgtTTCAAAACAAAGGGAGCACTTAGTAGCATTAAAAGCAAACTATGAACTGAAAAGGAAGTTCACTAGATTTAGAAACGAAGGTTATTGGTGTCCCTGGTGAGAGCTCTTTTGTTGGAGCGAGGAGAGTAGAAGGGGAGTAGGTTGAGGAATAAGTGGAAAATGAGGAACTGGAGACAGCAAATGTGTGCTGTTCTTTCAAGAAGTCTAGTGGTGAAGAAGAGGTGAAGGATGGAAAGGTTACAGGTgtcagaagagaggagaggaatagGAGTTgggatgagttttgtttttttttttttttctaaaacttgaaTTTAACTGCTGACTAGAAGAATCTAAGTGCTTTCGTAGAAGAGGTGACTCtagaagagagggaaaagatAATTGATGATGACAGGTGTCTGAGAAGGTGGGAAGGGTGCAATACAAAGGCCAGTGGAGGGGTTGACCTTGCTAAGGGGAGAGGCAGAGTTATAGCAGGAAGGGAGAACAGATAGCACCAAAGGACGTGTAGGTGTTTATGTTTGAAAGCAAGAAGTTCCCATCTTgtggatctttcttttttttttttttttttggtcaaacaGGAAGTAATATATGCTAAGAATGAAAGAGAGTTTTGAGAAGTGAACGGAACCATTTGAAATAGTCATTATAGGGAATGAGAAGGTGAACTGACCATCAACAGTAGGTGGTAGCTCAGGACGAGGCACAAAAATCAGGTAGTTGAATTAGTTTGGGTTGGGGGTTTGCtagttaaaaatgacaaagagacAAAGGTAAAAGATAATTCtaggaataaaattgaaataataggTTAAAGAATCTTAGCtggaagaaaagggaagtggGAACAAAAAAGAGTGAGCTGATAAAttgggaggaagaagaagaactgTGCACAGGTGATTCCAAGGCGGTCAGGGAATGGTCATGGTTGGAGTTCCTGAACACACTGGAGGGACAGGAGGATATGGTCAGAAAATGAGATGTTTGATGATTTTGGAAGTAAAGCAGTTACACGTGATAACTTGGTTTGGGACATGTCTCAGGTATCAAGGCAGAGGTGGCGTAATGGAGTGGTtgattagagatgagattttaaaatcttaactTGTTGATTATTAACATGAAGTCACCCAGGATGGTGGCAGTACTGGGAGTGTAGAGGAAAACTGAGCCAAGTGCCAAACCTTTCAATGAATGAGGGGAGTGACTAACCTGATGTCAGACAGCAAGCAGGAGTCAGGAGAAGATTACAGCCTTATGGTGTGGGGCCTCAGCAGGATGAATGTGTTTAATGGGGTAGAGAAGTAATGGCCTGGAAGAGGCTTCAAGGAGTAAGAAGGACACAGACCAAACTCTGAAAGAGGTTagatatgcaaaaataaactcaattacTTGAAAGGGATGCTAGAGAAGCAGTTTCCTCAAAAGAGAGCTTCAACTTGCCTCCTTTGTGGGAATTTGTGAGgtggttattttatatatacagacTAACATCAAAAATAGTTTCGATGAATGGGGGAAGCTAGAGAGGTTAAAGGTATATTCTGTGAATCCAGAACTATACTTACCTAGGGGAGACTTTATCTGGATCCTGAAAAATTGTAAGATGATTTAAAGAAAGAGGATTATACAAATAAGTATCTAGTCTTTACTTACAGATTTATAGTCTTTTGTGAGCTTTGTTGTACTTGCTTCCTTAAGTTACGAGTGAGAAGAATTAGGGCCAAAGAGAACAGTTGCCTGTCAAGTGGCAGAATTAGCTGCCAAACTCATGCTTTTTGACTCTGCCCTGGCACTGTCTGAACTGACCCTGTTCCTTCTTGTAGTTGCCCTTCCGTAACAAGGTTCATTTTACCTATCATGCAGCCTCCTCTGAGTGTGGAGCTTCTGTCACTCCGCAAACAGAAAGATGTGTAACTGAAATCTTACCATTGTCATCAGTTTTCATTCATTAATAGAGAGATTGGCAGCCAATAGCATGCGTGGCCAAGATGACAGAGGATCAGTAATAAgccacacacaccccttccccagcaCTGCCCCAAGGACTTACCTGATGTAATCAAGGAGCCACTTTATCCAAAGGCTTGAGAGATGATGGTGGGCTGATGATTTATCACTTGGGctctaatgataaaaatattattcaaatacagcatttatttttgttctgctATAGAATCTGTGttcatttcaagaaagaaaagagaaaaatactagaaattaGACCTATCCGTTGGAAAAGGTTACTTCCCACTGATTTCAACATATATACAGCACTTAACTCTGTGCTCAGTGCAATTCTCTGAGGTTTTTCTAATACCCTAATTTTACctgtgagaaaattgaggcatcAAGAAGTTCAGTATCTTGTCCATGGTCACACTGAATCTGTAGTTACAATTTGAATTCAGAGTCCTATACTGCATATTTGATATGTATGTGGTTCTTTAAATTCAGATTAACATGTATATTCAGCGAAATGTATTAATCTTAAAGGTACAGCTGCTTGTGTTTTAACCACCATCCTGACCAAAATATTGAACATTTTCAGTCTCTCAGAAGGTCGCCTTGTGCTCCTTCCAAATTGATAACCCCCTCTTTTCCTAaaggtttcatttgtttttcagatggagtctcactctgtcacctaggctagagtacagcggcacgatcttggctcactgcaacctctgcctcctgggttcaagtaattctcctgcttcagcctcccaagtagctggtattacaggcatgtgccaccatgcctggctaatttttgtatttttagtagagactgggtttcaccatgttggccaggctggtctcgaacacctgacctcaggtgatccacccatcttggcctcccaaagtgctgggactacaggtgtgagtctccTAAAGACTCTCCTAAAGACTTAAATAGACCATATATTTTCAGGAACTATGGCCTAATACTTTCAGATGCTTTCCTagtgcttctctttttttttttaactgtaacaTCTGTTACAGAAATCAGATTTCTTAGTTTTTGATACATCTTATCCATAGGAATATTAAGAGGAATTATTTAAacttataaaatgatatttaataaaatggatACAATCATTAACAGGTTGGTTTTATATATCTTCGCTTAccgtttattgagcatctacccATGTGCCAACTGCTGAGCCAACAGTGGAAATACATAGTTCCTGATCTCAGGGAGCTTATATTGTAGTAGGGAAGAAGAAACACACAAAGATAGAGACAGACTCATACATTCAactgaaaatgaaatcatttataaTAAAGTACAAGGAGAAACACAGGAGGAAAAGGCCCTAAATCTGCTTAGGGAGTCAGGAATGCTTTTGCAAAAGAGGCAGCACCTAAGCAAAAATGAGTTTTCCTGGAGAATGAAAGGTGGGTTGAGGTTTAAGAGAGCTAACATTGCATCCACATGGAGGTAGAATAGGATATGCACATCCTTCACTCTCCTGATTAAGGAATGGTACCATAATCCAGTATTCCTTGAGTATGTAGAACGGGGAGATGATGGGAAATGATACAGGATCAGaggtttctacattttttttcagattagcATTGTAATGTCCTGGAAGAATTTTGCATAGAGTAGAGAAAATGAGACAGATTTGTGTGTGTTAGAAAGCTCACCTTCCAGCATTGTTTATGAGGCATAGTTTATGAGGAAGGAAAGACTAGAGCTAACATGGttaatctgtttgtttttttgttaaatgtataaGGAAACCCAGGCACAGacagaagttaagtaacttgttccaGATGATAATAATTAGTGAGTGGTAGAGCCATGATTTAAACCTAGTTGAGCAGCCTGATTTGTATGCTGAAATCTTAGCCATTCTCCCATGGAAAAAGTCAGAGGCAGAAGAGATGGGAAGAAGCATAGTCAGGGGGTgatggaggcagggagaccatGGGAGACTTTCAGGTGTGCTCTTCTGCTGACTGGAAGATCATGTTACTTCCAAATTTGTTTCTGGTATTTTACATTTATGgtatacattttttcttaatgGTTGTGGTGTGTCTCATTGAAGCTGCTATTAttaattcacagaagaaaagtcCAGAATGTTGACCTAATTTTACAAAACAAGCTGCATATCAGCTGATGAATGCATGAGAAATTTTCAAGGCTTTCACAGTGGTCTTAAGGTAagttcagttatttttttaaacaatactcAGTATTGTTTTTAGTAAACCATAATAAattaggtttatttttaataagcagtTGAACTTCACCTTAAAAACACTGTGAGAGTCTTAAACAGTTAACCTGCTAGCCAGATTTTTCTGTTATCTCAAAGCCCAGGGTGAGTTGGAAGTCCCAAAGTTTCAGTTTTTCCCTGGGTGGTCTTCAGTAGAGGTCCCCCATGATGCATTAGGAGGTGTTATTCTTTTATAGATGGCAAAACTGGAATTCGATAGAGGTTGAATGACTTTGCCCCCGGTTATGTAAGAGTTAAAACTGGGAGTGTGATCCCAAAGTCCACTCTTTCCACCACCTCACACTGCTTCTGCAAGAAGGGAGGTTCAGTGTGGCAGTGTGAGTGGCTCGTGAGGGAAGGTTGGAGTGCTGCACAGTTACACCCTGTGCTCTGCAGTAGTGCTCTTGAATTTCTGTATGGCTGATGTAGGTCAGACCTTCAGAGAGTGTTATAACTACTAATCTTAATTAGTATATCCTAATACTGATTGTTTAGAAGGTATTTTAGAATTTATAGTGCATCACATGTTTATCTTTTCTACTGGTATTGTCCGTAACTAATGCATAATTAAGCCATAGCAGCAAGAAGTTGAGCAAAAATGAAAGCACCATACCTGAGCAACAGACTCTTCCAATGTGAGACCCAGTTTACCTCTGGTCACTTGATATGGTTAAAATTCTAGCACTAGAAGCCTTTAAGGAGCATCTAGTCTGATGGCTTTGAAGACCACAGATGATTGTCACGAGGTCATCCAGCTGCTTCACGACACCAAGAATATggtccaccttttttttttacgATAATTAACCTACTAGTTTGTGTCTGTCGTTCTTCATGAATTGGGGCTATTGCACTTAGAGGATTTTAGTAGCAGGGATTCATTATTTTAGGAAATAGTAGAAATCGTTTGAgattgaagagaagaaaaaggtttaGGTGCAGCtaatttgttgattgtttttaatAAGACTATTGAAAATGTGGTAGATtactatttttaaactgaaagaaTACTGATATTGGTAAGTTTATTCATTTCATGATTAgtgaaagtagaaaaacaaaactaagataACATTTGATCATGTAGTAAAGTTTAATATAGAGAACACTTgaaggatttttatttctgaaattcttttaattttgtagaaTGGCTTAAAATGTGCTCAGAGTAAATTTAAGTATttgtataaagaaaaatcaaatatacaaCATTAATCTTAAATGAACAATAGAATAATGCTTAACCTAGTTTTTCACCATCAACTTGAAGGAAAGAagtctaaaaattttaaaacattaagagaAGTGCCTCTAAAAGAATGCACATAATTATTTCCTAATGTGAGATtagtaaaaattagtaaaatattgtAAATCTGAGAACACATAGTAGCTTTGGTAACTATCTAATGAGTTTCAAAGCCATCTTCCAAGTTTCACAATCATACTTACATTATGGCTTAGGAGTGAGGCATTGTGGCACTGACCTGTCTTCCTCCAAAGAGCGGCTGAAAGGAGCATGAGATATGACATGCTTGGTAAAGTTCTCACCAACTACTGACAACTCACCTGGGGTGGCAGTCACCTGGGTTTTGCCCAGCGGGCTTACTTTACACCATTGCTGGCAAGTAAAGCATTGTGGGGCTGCCTCCTGAAATGTCACTTGCCTGTCTTAATATTCAAAAAGTTTCAAGTAGTTTCGCTTTGGAGTCACTAAGAAGCCTAGCTATAATCTGAAAGTGAAATGAGATTTAGGTTTACATGACCCTTAGAGAATGAGGACAGGTAGATGAGATGGGATTAAGTCTGTGGTGTTGAGCTGTTCAGGGCATTTGCTGTATTATCTCAAACTACCTGTAGTGTATTTTTAGGTATGGGTGAGAGTAACTGTTCTTGGAATAGAAAAGCCCTGCTGCATCGAGACACAATGCTGGCAGCTGCAGCTGTGTACAGAGGTAAGGGATGACCACTCTTTCACCTGCCTCACCATGGCACTTGTGCTGTATCATGTTGATTCCTTTCACATTGCCAATGTATTTTCCATTCCCATGAAGGCTCCCTCAGACTTCATGTCCTTCCTCTCAAAACACAGATCCTGTGGCTTTTTCCAGACAGCCTTTACGATTTCCTTACCCTCagtattaataatttttcatgtaAGTTGTTCTCAGAATCTTACGAATATCCTATACCCATTTCTTTTTGAAGAACATGACCTTTATTGAGGAGAAATTTTTTCCTACTTGCATTTTTTCAGACTTTAACCATTATTGTCTTTTTAGAAATGTACAGAAATGAGGATGGTTCAGTACCTGCCACATATCAGATCTATTACATGATAGGATGGAAATATCATGAGTCACAGGTAACATTATTAAGGTGGATCACTTTTCTTAGTGGGTTCATGTTCAGATTATTGTTTACTAACTGGGGGGAAGGGGTAATATAAGACAGCATTAATGGCTTTAATTGGGACTGTGTATTATCTATTTCTGATgtctttaatctttattattttcaggcAAGACCAGCTGAAAGAGGTTCTGCAACTGTGTCATTTGGAGAACtaggaaaaataaacaacctTATGCCACAGGggaaaaaatcacaataaatatttattcaatgttaATGTTGTCCAGAATTTTCATCAGAAATGGATAGTTTTCACAtctaaaattattacattttgaaGCAAGAAGCACTCTAAGCTATTTACTAATagacttttcatatatttaggaAAACCTGATATCACATCTATAGTAACCTTTTCAGTTTCATATTGTTTCTGTTTCCATAAGGATACTGCTGAGTGTCTTTGCAGATTGAgcctaaaagcaaagaaaatatttccctaaaatatttgcaaataatgttCACATATGTAAATGCCTGGGAAAATATTACTCATGCTGACCTTTTGTACCTTTTTCTCCTGCTTTGATCTTTTGTTACTTCTGCGAAAGGACCACAGCCATGGAGATGAGAGGAGGAACAAGTTGGTCGGTTCTTTAGAGTTCTGGCTCATTTAGATTGAAAAACATAGACTTTTTATAATCACTATTGTAGGGTACTTAAGCCAAAGTTGTATTTGTCATACTGTTTTCTTTGCCTTGAAGAGGAACAGATGAATATGCACCT from Macaca thibetana thibetana isolate TM-01 chromosome 10, ASM2454274v1, whole genome shotgun sequence harbors:
- the NDUFAF5 gene encoding arginine-hydroxylase NDUFAF5, mitochondrial isoform X4; its protein translation is MFGGDTLYELRCSLQLAETEREGGFSPHISPFTAVNDLGHLLGRAGFNTLTVDTDEIQVNYPGMFELMEDLQGMGESNCSWNRKALLHRDTMLAAAAVYREMYRNEDGSVPATYQIYYMIGWKYHESQARPAERGSATVSFGELGKINNLMPQGKKSQ